A genomic window from Pocillopora verrucosa isolate sample1 chromosome 7, ASM3666991v2, whole genome shotgun sequence includes:
- the LOC131792407 gene encoding uncharacterized protein gives MLWTFLHLRILLFASAMELVTANDQCRTEWNIQGMALKRSVFIRWSVEAPHLCDVKCGREISCQSYNYNREFKICELNNRTKEARPDNFISAPKWSYVRRLNGRAPLGSIPELPASSCHEIKASEGKDAISSRYWLDLTGNERAVMIYCDMTNEDFDECSTGKHSCSTDAFCNNTKGSYNCTCKLGYFGDGRTCKVTISSCKEAYERKILSGSGVVTLHIGSIPTSVYCLVGDVECGNGTWTLVMMVADGSKRTFHYDSHYWSNKIEYNLPGGETGFDTMETRLPTYWNTSFSKICLAMKIDQQLRFIVINMEADSLYSLIADGQYRPTSLSRDTWRSLIGPKASSQIYCNREGFNIYSLKSFWEFKAARARIGFVTNNANNCDDVDTRIGFGTGGPYDDNNPCGIVADKSGLDNGSQFIKAMGYILVQ, from the exons ATGCTGTGGACATTTCTTCATTTAAGAATCCTCCTTTTCGCCTCTGCAATGGAACTAGTTACGGCAAATGATCAATGCAGGACAGAATGGAACATACAGGGCATGGCTCTTAAGCGTTCTGTCTTCATACGGTGGTCAGTGGAAGCTCCTCATCTCTGCGATGTCAAATGTGGACGAGAGATCTCGTGCCAAAGCTATAACTATAATAGAGAATTCAAAATATGTGAACTGAATAACCGCACCAAGGAGGCAAGACCAGATAATTTCATTTCAGCCCCTAAATGGTCTTATGTCCGACGATTGAACGGCAGAG CTCCTTTGGGTTCTATCCCTGAACTACCAGCGTCGTCATGTCATGAAATAAAGGCAAGTGAAGGTAAAGACGCCATCAGCAGCAGGTACTGGCTGGATTTAACTGGAAATGAAAGGGCAGTAATGATTTACTGTGATATGACTAACGAAG ATTTCGACGAGTGTTCTACAGGAAAACACTCCTGCAGCACTGATGCCTTCTGCAACAATACCAAGGGATCGTACAACTGCACATGCAAACTTGGATATTTCGGAGATGGACGAACTTGCAAAG TTACGATCTCAAGCTGCAAAGAAgcttatgaaagaaaaat ACTAAGCGGGAGTGGCGTTGTTACACTCCACATCGGCTCAATACCGACTTCCGTTTATTGTCTGGTGGGAGATGTTGAATGTGGAAATGGAACATGGACCCTTGTTATGATGGTTGCTGATGGCAGTAAG CGAACTTTTCATTACGATTCCCATTATTGGAGCAACAAGATAGAATACAATCTTCCTGGAGGAGAGACAGGGTTTGACACAATGGAGACCAGGTTACcgacctactggaacacatccttctcTAAGATCTGTCTCGCTATGAAGATCGACCAACAgctcaggttcattgtcatcaatATGGAGGCCGACTCTCTatactcactgatcgctgatggaCAATACCGCCCGACTTCTTTGAGTCGTGACACATGGAGGTCCCTGATTGGTCCAAAGGCCTCCTCCCAGATTTACTGTAACAGAGAGGGATTCAATATTTACTCACTGAAATCTTTTTGGGAATTTAAGGCTGCTAGAGCAAGGATCGGTTTTGTCACCAACAATGCAAATAACTGCGATGATGTTGATACCAGAATCGGGTTTGGTACAGGAGGGCCATATGATGACAACAACCCGTGTGGAATCGTTGCAGACAAAAGCGGTCTTGATAATGGTTCGCAGTTCATTAAAGCCATGGGGTACATCTTAGTGCAGTGA